The Astyanax mexicanus isolate ESR-SI-001 chromosome 14, AstMex3_surface, whole genome shotgun sequence genome window below encodes:
- the LOC125781104 gene encoding uncharacterized protein LOC125781104, producing the protein MRTLLLLTLVLGTIVAAPDVISPGPTSGVVLRDNSGLLITNCRLHTQRVFVRLNPEEVCKKNFPDWSRQVGWAGHWWVREAVSHAERDTTHMLQQLQKFAVTQSELNGAQKRSKRFLAGLLTAAAAVGSLLGVGTSAVNAVGLATVRRNVGELQAELPHIKDQIDTQQRQLQAIGQTLQGTIVVLNTHTVALNKTLQTITSLTRAIQTDMAHIQVINMLLNDMLQEVGSSVDSLAMGKIPAYLVPLTLVQEILSRATREEVTDLQAHLAYTLGSAVPLYVNPENREVAFLVNLPIIAAENIYRLKEVVNVGFWQKEAHIKIQTPTLVAYQDSNPGLYLAPNLRMCTLSKDIHYLCPSKPFTREGAGNLCGLKPMLTKDQCPATVTHRYQQVETQVEIVGSRWLVNTAAREAVLSYDQHDIDERIPLPEQTFWVDVPPGATLHVGEWSLYHLVPDQYESEIEVSDFFTTHSLELSPDTLGRIQYEGPQSIDLTPINNVLKEIESRPTWTVQPVRYSWSLPDTLLAALVCLGYVATFGITCFYRRKTVKLQRQMDSWSGKVVRFVRRRRGGQEVSVETQEDATDEPMQVAAVREVV; encoded by the coding sequence ATGAGGACTCTCCTGCTCCTGACGCTCGTGCTGGGGACGATCGTCGCGGCCCCTGATGTGATCTCCCCCGGACCTACCTCAGGAGTAGTTCTTAGGGATAATTCGGGACTACTAATCACAAACTGCCGGTTACATACCCAAAGGGTGTTTGTACGACTGAACCCGGAGGAAGTATGTAAAAAGAACTTCCCTGATTGGTCCCGCCAAGTGGGGTGGGCTGGGCATTGGTGGGTACGAGAGGCAGTAAGCCATGCCGAACGAGACACCACCCACATGCTACAACAGCTGCAAAAATTTGCGGTCACACAGTCTGAACTGAATGGGGCTCAAAAGAGATCCAAACGGTTTCTTGCAGGTTTATTAACTGCTGCCGCCGCTGTAGGCTCACTCCTTGGCGTCGGCACATCCGCTGTTAATGCCGTGGGCCTAGCCACGGTCCGCCGTAATGTAGGGGAACTACAGGCAGAACTACCACACATCAAGGACCAAATAGACACCCAACAGAGACAGCTACAGGCAATTGGACAAACTTTACAGGGTACCATTGTGGTCCTCAATACCCACACGGTAGCTTTAAACAAAACTCTGCAAACGATCACCTCCCTGACCCGGGCAATCCAGACAGATATGGCTCACATCCAAGTGATTAACATGCTTTTGAATGACATGCTACAGGAAGTGGGATCCTCAGTAGACAGTCTAGCTATGGGCAAGATACCAGCTTATCTGGTGCCTTTAACCCTGGTACAGGAAATCCTCAGTCGGGCTACCCGAGAGGAAGTTACTGATCTCCAAGCACATTTAGCCTATACACTCGGAAGTGCAGTACCTCTTTATGTCAATCCAGAAAATAGAGAAGTAGCTTTTCTGGTCAACTTACCTATAATAGCTGCGGAAAACATTTATCGCTTAAAGGAAGTggtaaatgttgggttttggcAAAAAGAAGCACACATCAAAATTCAGACTCCGACCTTGGTAGCTTACCAAGACAGCAATCCTGGACTTTATCTGGCCCCAAATTTGCGCATGTGTACCCTGTCCAAGGATATACACTATCTCTGTCCCAGTAAACCGTTCACTCGAGAGGGTGCCGGCAATCTTTGTGGCCTTAAGCCCATGCTCACTAAGGACCAGTGTCCTGCCACTGTCACTCATAGGTACCAACAGGTCGAGACTCAGGTTGAAATCGTAGGGAGCCGGTGGCTGGTAAATACTGCGGCACGGGAAGCTGTGTTGTCCTATGACCAGCATGATATCGATGAACGTATTCCCCTTCCGGAACAAACATTTTGGGTAGACGTACCACCTGGGGCTACTCTGCATGTTGGGGAATGGTCCCTGTACCACTTAGTACCTGATCAATATGAGAGTGAAATTGAGGTGTCTGATTTCTTTACTACCCACTCCTTAGAACTCAGCCCTGACACCCTTGGTCGGATACAGTATGAGGGTCCCCAGTCTATCGATTTGACCCCCATCAATAATGTCTTAAAAGAGATCGAGTCGCGTCCCACATGGACAGTCCAACCTGTAAGATACTCCTGGTCATTGCCCGATACCTTGTTAGCTGCGCTGGTATGTCTGGGGTATGTAGCAACCTTTGGTATAACGTGTTTTTATCGTAGGAAGACCGTGAAGCTACAGAGACAAATGGATTCATGGTCGGGTAAGGTGGTTAGATTTGTGAGACGTAGAAGGGGGGGTCAAGAAGTGTCAGTGGAAACTCAGGAGGACGCAACTGATGAACCTATGCAGGTAGCTGCAGTAAGGGAAGTGGTTTAG